The stretch of DNA AACAGAGATAATGTGCATAGTTGAATTTAATGATTAACATGAAGAGGCAACACATTAACATGATAGAAAGCACAgattcatttaatatttagttaaAAGTGTGATCCGTGTAAAACATCCATATATAAGTTTATCTCACCCTTCTCTTCTTGCTTTCCATCTTGTTGGGTGGTCTCACGTTGGTTCAAAGTTCATTGTGAGCCACAGGGTATGAGAGTCCTATGCTGTTCACTCTGTAAACCAAACTGATGTTAGTTTATTCTTTGTTCAGTCATTAAAACAAGGCTTTacgcagaaaagaaaaaaatgtctatgCATAATGACTGAAGGGGTTAAGGCTGAAGTATGTTACTTATTAATGCCATACACCATGAGCacaattccaaaaaaaacacagaaccaAACAGCAAGCAAAACAGTTTACAAAGGGTTACAACTGAGAATAGCAGGCAACAAGATAGAAAACATATATATCACAGTCATTATTAGTCATGtccaaattttaaataaaatacctgTAAATAACGTTTTAAATACAATACCTGTAAATAAAAGCAAGTGTCAGTCAGTGTGAGGGCAAATTACTCAAACTGGCTTAAAGTCCTTAAAGGATATATatcaaaattaataaattaaattaaataataactaTATTACTTGCATTTCCTGAGGAAAATGCATGTGAGGACCCTAtaaatctattatttatttatttgtattcctTTCCCTGTTGGTTTCCTCTTATCTCTCTTAAATTGACCCCTCTATTCAGAATTGGTAAGCGAGTATATTGGAGCTCAGCTTTTATGATGTACAGAAGCACACCAGTACATTTATTTGCTGTTTAAATGTTAGGAGgtagctcatatatatatagttcctTACCTGACTCTAATcatgttttattctgaaaagattaagtgagaaagtgagtCAGAACAATACAGTAACCTGTATCAGAGATTTATTAGTGTGtacaaatgtgtgtttattgCCCAAATAGTTGGATTGTTCTGGcaatctttttgtatattcgtTTCCTCTGTAGAAATTATTCATACTTTGGTTCGCGAGTGTTTTTAAAACGCAGACTTTTCAGTGTGAGCAGAAGTGCTTTACTCACCGCCGACCTGCAGAGGTCGCTGTTTGTCGCTGGGTTTTTTTTAGCTCCAAGCgtcagcagtcacgtgaccctACGTCACATTTCGGCGGGCgtcaaacttgtcaacaaacgCTCAGACTTCCGTCCACCAACACTTTGGAGCAGAAAACAAGGCTTTATGCAGCTTTAACTGGAATTAAAACCAGGTAAGACATTTCACAAGTACTGAGGACTTTAACGTTGACTggtttaaatgtttcatttctTACCACTGGCTCCAGTTGGTTATTCTTACTTTACTGCATCAAACGCGTTGGTTTCTGAGCTTTGTTTTCACTCGTTTTTCTGTTGACAGCTGAGGTTATATTACAAAGATATTAAAGATAAACTTAAAATATGAgtgtttttaaaagcacttataaataaaattcatttattaatattctgCCGAATGATTTTTATAAAACTTTTAGAATTGTGTTTGACATCagaaatacagtacatacaattaaaaaaaaaaagcttttacatTTCCTtagtatggaagcccgttttcgccactaaaacaaaaaacaaaaaaaaaacaaaaaaaaaacgagataattatgagaaatagtcataattatgcgaaataaagtcaaaaatatgagaagtaaagtcataattatgagaaatagtcataattatgagaaatagtcataaatatgagaaatagtcataaatatgagaaaTAGTCATAACTAtgataaaaatatgttttttaatgtaaagttgcaaagaaaaataatcactatggcaagtcataattatgagttagtaaagtcatatttatgagaaagaaagtcataattatgaggaaattatttttatatacatttgCAAAGAAACATACATAAATGTGATGGaatcatttttgcaaaaaagACTTATTTATGTACTTCCACTATTTTCTACACCATGTATTGATGTATTTATTCTAACTGAATAAACTAAAGCCAAAATATGTGTtatgaatgaattattattaatcaaaGTGTCATTAACAACGTTAACGGTCAGTATCGGTAGACTGCAGCTATTGCTCagtttctatctcataattatgactttactaactcatagtTATGCTGTggcgttttttatttttagtggtGGAAACGGGTTTCCATACTTTTGTCACACTTCTACTGATTTATTTTCCCTTAAATGATCCATTATTAATTTGACCTTGTGTTTAAAGTCATGAAAGAGAGTGGCTGAGGAGATTAATGTTATGTTCCATGTGTTCACAATTGGATTCATCCAAACAGGCATCATCACTGTGTTTAAAGATGGACTCAGACACTGAGAATCTGAATAACGCAGCTTCATCAGACTGcaccaacagacaggacacgtCAACAGCAGACATGCTCAGGTTCTCCCCGACATAGATAAACAACACAGAGTCTCTCTCCTTTGTTCCTACATTATgacatttgtgatgttttcagGATGCAGCAGCAGATGTCCAACCAGTGCTTTGAGATGTCGGTACAGCTCAATGCAGGTTTGCATCAAGAATTATTCTATGATAATAATTCTGATTTTGTAGATCAAACAATTTTAAGCCTAGTTTCTAAtgacaggaaaaagtaaaagatGTTGCAGCACATCTGAAGCAGAGAGAGACTTGTGAGttgaattatattgtacaacggcacattagggccacattaaagttaaaataaaataaaaaataatctgtccactatgagaataaagtcgtatcttAACGaaatcgtaattttatgagattaaagtcacaatatttcaagaataaagtcatatttttatgagaataagATTGAAATACAAACAGTCACGCGTGTGTTATGGAGAATGTGGaacatttagtgagattatacttCTCTTAAGGTTTCACACATGCCGACGTTTACGTTTGTTCCAACAAAAAGAACCAGACTGATTTGGAGCAAGAAACTTCTTTTGTGGTAGAGGAACTGGCTGGAAGTGGTCGACTTCAGGTGTTGGTTGCgttcacttcaacagggaatTCTGTGCGCTACACTATTAAGAGTCTTTTAAGATACGCCTTTATTCTCATTAAAttatgactcttctcaaaatattacagcTTTGATCTCGatatattacgactttaatctcgtagtgcgcagatttctttttattttcaatgtggccctaatacgccatCGTAATATTGCACTTTTACGTTTGTGTGTAATATACTAATTAACAGTAACACATGTATTAATGTTTCAGACCAGATTACATGAatgaagttgaaaaagttaaaacagCTCATTTTACTGGCACGTTGGCCCTGCACAGGTAACGTAAAGTCTCTTTGCTATTATAAAAATGAACATGTTACATCATGTGACCTAAGACCAAGTATTTGTGTGTTACAGAATTCAGATGTGGAACGCTATTGGAGAGAAACTGAGAGAGGGCGACTCGGTGTAAGTCACCTAATACAGTGTTTCTAtaatgggggtacttgagagagagcgagaggaaaatttacaaatgaaagcattgaaaatatggagttttataatgtgtatttttagttaaaaatgataatcacactgaatattaccagcaaccatgaaagagaaaaatatactgaataataaaatgaacaaacaacaacaaaatacacaaaatgacgccaaaaacacacgcacgaagagagaaaaataaatggtaaatggacttgattttatatagcgctttatcaccacactgaagcattctcaaagcgctttacataacagctcattcacccaatcactctcacattcacacaccagtgggacaggactgccatgcaaggcgctagtcgaccactgggagcaacttagggttcagtgtcttgctcaaggacacttcgacacatagtcaggtactgggatcgaacccccaacctctcgatcagaagacgacccgctaccacctgagccacggtcgcccgtaggtaaatactattaccagcaacacacaaaacgacaaagacacactgaaggagaggaaaaatacacaaaaataacagagacatacaaaatgacataagaaacaaacgacaccaaaaacacacacacacactgaaagagaatcatttaaataataccaacagcacacaaaaacgacaacaaaaatacacaaaataagagaaaaatatactgaataataaaaggaaaagaaacaacaacaaatgacacaaaatgatggtagaaatgattttgattagaacctgaactgaaaacacaaaggtcagtcttggtcccacatcaggagggagatgaccataaatgataaaaactatgaaataaatctattcatgaggcactaaataatgttttattcctcttatttacaaaataagattctttaatacgtttatcactaattcattccattattatggtttatagttgttttttcacagaattatgAGCTAAATGTAGTAGtcagacataagggggtacttgcattcaaaagtaagagaaacggggtacttgagccacaaacgtttgagaagcactgactGAGTATATTATCTATAAAACTCCAGACATGAGGTGTAAGAGTGAATTTGATGGCTGTGTCTTTTTACAGTTCCCTGAGAGTCATGATTGATCGCTACAAGGCTCTTTGttcacacattaaacaactccaGCAGGTAAACGCTCCTCATTTTCTCTCTGACACTAAGGTCGATGCACTTTGACCTTTAGATGtgaaaacacttgaagaaagCTTGACCCAGTTTACCTCAGTGTAAGGCAGGGGCACACCCACATTTATATTGTTTAACATTAAGGTTTACAAAGTTCAGTTCATTTTCAAAGTtggaaaaattaatttttatcattatcgaCTGAAACACCCAGATTTCATGCaagttcacgtgatattatctctgaaattaatcaaaattcgaTTACGTACGTGTAATTtggtaactgtaccaatagcaccggggatcgtccgtacaaatagacactttctttttaatATTCTATTAATTCCTGAGCTTCAGTTCACgtgaaagtttacaaaaaatgtcCAGCTCTTTGTAACCctatttaactcattcagtgccagccattttcaaaatttctaccctctcagtgccagctgtttcagagcattttgactcatttttttaaagacccacagaatattttgtattatgacaatctgaattctgacgccagattctgaaagattgaagtctctaatttcatcagaaaaaactaattttgtttctagctcatttcgttcttctgtaatccacAGTTGATCGTAGTTCCGTAAAGTTTAGGAAGAAGAGTTTAGGCCTCGCTTCAAGTCATTTACTGGTGTTTCTGTAAAATCCTGGTTAATGAAATCTAAGCTTGTGCTTTgccgttttgtttttgtcttgttttttccaTCAGGAATCGAAAACTCTCCAAGACGAGATCATAAAATTACAGAAGCACAGACTAGGTTTGTCACAATCCCACACATTGTTTTGCTAAACAGGAATTTTGAGTCTGATTTAGAAGCAGTTGTGGTTTTGACGGCGAATCCCAAAAAGTAGTTCCAATCCTAGGATGAGATAAACCCATTGTGTTCATGTTGTGTAGAGCTGAAGCGTCTGACACATGAGAGGATGAAACAAACAGAGGAGCTGGCGTCTAAGATGGAGCACCCAGACACACACAAGTATAAAGCAGCAGTGGAGAAAGGCCAGGCCAACCTGGAGAAATACAGGAGGATGACGGTCATGACCCAGAACGTCCTCAGGGTGAGAAAAACGgggtttttgaagtcatttgatCCTGTATGATTGGAAACAtctattttatttctaaagctTTCATTGTTGCTAGAGGTGTCCTGATCCAAGATTGATATCGggccgatatcagccagaaaacgaatatcggattttattggactgcatctaaaatcaccgatataagcccTCCGATAAAACTTTTTgatccagcacttctatccataggtgacaaCAAAgcaacctactgttgctgactattgttctctgtttgagtaacatcacttgatcaagccttttctaacattccacactacaaaataagtaataaaagtatgtatgatttgtgctgatatcgtatcggatcaatagcGGTATCgtaaagttgtatcgggacatccctaattgttGCGTTGCAGAAATACTTTGTTCAATTTCAAAatgtagagtgtgtgtgtgtttcttcagGGTATTCTGCTGGCCTGTAAAGTAAATTGGATGGATGATCCTGAAGTCCAAGCCATCGCCATGACTCTGGAGGACTAGAGATAGACTTTTtattctattgtttttgtttaataaaaactgTGTGTTCCAAGTGTATCTAATGTCATATTTCAGTGGATCTCGTCACTGGTTAAACAAGTTTTAGGTTATTCCATTCacagtataaataaaaaataaaacagatcaaactaaatgagtgtttttaatCAAGTTATTTTGAGTCTAAACTGATCACTATGTACAGCTTATGTACTGCACATGCTAAGGCCAACACTGTTAACTCGTGGCTTCATTTTGAGCGTAATCTGATTATGCACCAATAGAGTCCAGCACAGGCTGTGTAATGATTATTACTTAAGCACAAAAATGAGTTGAGTTATATCCTTTACATGATGACATATTATACAGCTTGTTTTGTATTCTATAGCCACATAATCCtggagtatatatatatatatacacacacacgggtAGAGATGTGTAGAAACATTCTCACAAGATGAAGATTCTTTTCATTataattaatgtttgttttttttgtgttcatttttatgAACATAGGTTTTTGAATGGGAATATAACACTCAAAACAAGAAGCAGTGAGAGTTGCAACCCACCCTCAATAAGATTTAcagtaaataaactaaaacaataTCAGTATGTGTATAACATTAAGCATACATACTTTTCAGTGAACATTGCTATGCATACAAACATCTATCCAATTCATCATAAGTCCATAATTCAGTttaccttttcatttatttcacaattctaaTACACAGAACCAGTAATAAAAggttgttatatatatatatttatttttattttttttattttattttttttaacttatttacttttactttaaagtAGCTGCCCAaaacttgcttttttttcttaatgctTAAAATTAGATTTGCCCAAAATCAACCTTTCAATGTTTAAATATCAAAAATCTTccatatttgatatttttttcttcaaatgtgCCTGTTTTATATTTTCCCATCAGCTCAGATTCTTTCAGAAACTTGGTTAGTATAAAATCGGATTTGATTAGTTTTTCAACTTTGCAAAAATAAAGTAGATTAGTGCCAAAGTGATACCTTTGTTTATAACATTAATGTGTTAAAACGTAAACGTAACAGACAACATAATAaagtcttcacacacacaaaaagaaaagcacagTCCTGTTCTACGATTTAGTAAATTAGTTTAACCGCTAGAGGGCGACGCGCCCGAGTTATGCCATTATATTCTATCTACTGTACACACCTAAACACTGAAGAAGAGAGCAGCACACGTGTGTACACACTGCACACAGACCTGACGATAAAACGtcgttaaaacatttttttagtgACTGGTGTGTTAGTGGATATCAACGTAAACATGCCAAAAATaagagcagagaagaagagcaggCAGCACCAGGAAGTGAAGAATCAGGgtgagtcgctgttagctttagcatgctAGCAATACCACTGCTGTAAGAAGATTTCAAAGTTCCTTACTTAAGTTATTCTCAACGCGAAATTTGTCAACACAAGCTGTGTAAAGTGTTGTACAAGTGCTGCTGCTTCTCCAATGAGTCCCAGTATAGGATGGATTGttcatattattatatttattacttGTAGTGAACAGTGGTAAGGACAAAACCAAATGTAATGCTCAATGGTAAGAGTTTAAGAGTCTTAGTATTGGAGTTCATTAGAATGATTAATGAAATTAAAGTGGTCAAGGTCTTAACAGGAagtgagaattttttttatttatttattttttaacattttttaatcaaatcttACATGATCGATTATGTATGACCtgatcagaatcagttttatttgccaagtacagttaaaaaaaaaaaacaccacaaggACTTTAGcttggtggatggtgtgaagaacaaccccccccccccaaaaaaaagaaaaaataaacacttataataaaatataaaggatgataTATACAAGtgtgatgtacagtatgtaaaccACAGAAGTTTTTATTTACTCTGAATTTAAACTAAAACTATTGATTTTTGATGCAAAGCTAATCAGGAGTTAAACTACGTCCCCACCATGAGTCAGTGCAGTGCTTTGGTCACAGTTACAACAGGATTTATCCATCATTGTGGTTTTGTAAAAGTCATGAGCCTTTGTTTAACAACACTGTGGTAATGGTTCTAGTCAAACTTGAACCTAATACACAGGCTAGtcattaggggtgtcccgatccaatattgatatcagatatctgtccgatatcagccagaaaacaaatatccgATTTGATCAGACTGCATTTAAAAGTTGtgtttgtccccgccctcagttgttcccatcatatactgacagtgaaaaataactgaattgaattgctgactattgttctctgagtaacatcacttgatgaagccttttctaacattccacactacaaaataagtaataaaagtatttatgacTCGTGCTGATATCGGCAAATATgcaaggttgcaatatcggtatcggaagTGAGAAAaaggttgtatcgggacatccctaccaGTCATACATTAAACTTGTGGCTCTTTGTTTCAGGGATCATGTTTAACACGGGCGTTGGTCAGCACATCCTGAAGAATCCTTTAATTGTTAATGGAATCATAGAAAAGGTAGGAAGTGAAAGATGGCTTTGCCTCCACATTGTCAGATAAACCCAGTGATGCTTTCATTATTGTTTCCAGGCTGCTCTGAGGCCCACTGACGTGGTCCTGGAGGTGGGACCTGGTACGGGTAACATGACTGTCAAACTGCTGGAAAAAGCCAAGAAGGTGAGAGAGCTCACTTAGCAACCAGGTTTATCCCATTTATGGGTCATACAATGTGTTGCTTTTGCATTTAAAGACATGGAGCTGAACATAAAAATGGCAGCTTCTGTTTGTCAGTGACAGAAGGTGGGTTGTGCGGTCTGTTTGCATGGTCGTACTTTACACATCATGCTCGTTGTATGAAGCTGCTCCTCCACATGTGACGACGATGAAACAAAGCCTCCATGATATATTGCTTAGAAGTCTGAGGGTGCgtccgaatattccctcctatctcctttcctatccactttttctTAACCcatggaagtgtttaagtggagcGTTCCATTTCtttaaaagctaaggaaaggaggctaaatgcttcctttataacctcctttagcctaggaaacactgactCCTGTAATTTATGTTACGGCTCCCTCTAGGATGTGTATCCAGTGACGCCATAACAGAAATCAAGATTATCAAAGTCATTATTATAAGTTTTTTAAAGTAGCAACAGAACGAAACAAAACGGACTGGAGGTCCTGGTAAACTAAACAAAAGTAGGCAGGACCCTGAGCAGcatccaccctctaaactactAAAAGTTACAAAACACTATATCTACATGAACACGATAACAGAACTACCACAAACCTgcagtccaaactaaaataacaaacgtATAAAACGTTGAGTGGGGAGCTGAAGAACAATCTTTCTTTCAGCCCTttatacagctcctcctccctctccacctgattactgatgtgaatcaggtgtgttagtTGAGAGGGAAGAACGGCAGCCGTAACAGCATCCTTTAGCAAAGAAGaaaagataatgctgacccacaattccttgcggcgacaacatttgaAGGGACCTGCTCATCCGAGCACTTACGAAAACTCACGATGACATAACCGAGCGCTCAGTCGTTAGAAAAAGAGATCAGagagatttttttcttcaacatattttattcacataggaatgctttgtgtggttgtTTATTTGTATGCATACAATGTTACATAGGCCTATATCAgaggtctgtaacctttactctcaaaggagcctagtttgcctcatctcacctggattaaagtccttccagaaccgaaaaaaaataccttctccatgaagacaatacagtgtataaaattctatacaattaaaatattgaataattttatgagttaatggtTTTGAAgggttacaaaaaataactgatttgataacacatgatcatgtcggtcaacacatgctaattgctaatttcatgcaacatatcaagcatgcacatTAAGctggcatgttggcaattaaatataTCTTTccccacaaaaatacaaaatacactctattttcttcctttttgttGGTGTATTTATCTtagcagggatttaaaacttaagattAGCCACAGGTATAAGGGAAGgtgatggtctgtagaggttgaagtaggaaggtggtaaagttattgcacaatgtgattttttttttaggttaaccaattgttaatcataattttatttgatgttaatgtcattaatcatcaatatcctctgtaagaaataattcattattttaatatttattttaaagctacagggagccattgcaaaagagtcaaagagccacaagttgcagacccctggtctatatCTTGCattaatgtaacaatttcatacatcatcatacttattttggattaatgttggtTTCTgggtggaaggtgagtgtgagcatcCATTCTctatagtttcacttttgttcctcgtagccatggtagcctcttttcctttgatttacatcagtgcaaagtgttataaatgtgcttttagtccattttctgAAATTTGTTGTTTATCACCAttgcagacgtcactaaccttcaccgccgtcggattattacgtcacctagtggaagtgcgtctgtcAAAACAACGggatggcctttccctaactcctttaggaagtctaacaCCTTTCCCCATGGACTTAAGGAAAAAttgataggagggactattgggACGCAGCCTGAGCCTTGTTTTAGCTTTTAGCTAAACGATccatgtgtgtattttacaggtGGTGGCCTGTGAGTTGGACGGCAGATTAGTGGCTGAGCTTCAGAAAAGAGTGCAGTGCACGTGAGTGAGGAGAGCAGTAGCTAGTGCTAGTGCGTGCTGCACACATGTAGATTAGTGCAAATAGTGGAAATGTGACTGATTTCTTTTTCCTGTTAGACCTCTGCAGACCAAACTGCAGATATTGATCGGTGACGTGTTGAAAACAGATCTGCCTTTCTTTGACGTGTGTGTGGCTAATTTACCTTACCAGGTGAGTGCGACTTTGTGCTCTGCACAGTTCAGTCATTCACAATCTAATCTCTTTATTCTTCCTGTTTGTGCAGATTTCTTCTCCGTTTGTGTTCAAGCTCTTGCTGCATCGTCCGTTCTTCAGGTGTGAACCTGtttatctgtgtctgtgtcCTTCCTGTTGTGTCTGCACTCTTTCACGCCTCTGTCATGTTGTTTCTCTCCATTCAGGTGTGCTGTGTTGATGTTCCAAAGGGAGTTTGCTATGCGTCTGGTGGCCCCGCCTGGAGACAAGCTCTACTGCAGATTGTCCATCAACACGCAGCTACTGGCTCGTGTCGACCATCTGATGAAGGTCAGTCCATAGCGGTGTCAGAGGATTCTCACTTCTgttctttctttaatttcaaGGTTTGTTTCCAAACTAAACACTCACTTCCAGATTGTGCATCATTGAAATCTAACCGACACTTATTACATATTTGGCCTATTTGTCACTTTGGGCCCAATCAAATCCACGTGGACGGAAttacggaatcgaccaatgaaaacggaatccaGACTTAaatgcggaaatggacagaatcgggatGAAACGCCGCCACCGTgagaaaaaattttttttttttaaattgggaaATGTTTCCAGGGACGGCTCATTAGGTGCCCTGCTCGCCCCCCTCTTGTcctggctgcttcaaacactgacCCAAAACACTGCCTAAACCACCAAAAACCACCCAAAACACCGCCTAAACCACccaaaacaccgtctaaactgccgaaaaactatgcaaatcatTGACTCCTACATATGCAGCTACCAGTTCCTGTTTAACTTCACTGTGTCTGTAAAACTCCATGTTTTCACAGAGTGCCACAGCACTTGATGAAAAGCAATGTAAATCATTTTTACACTACTTATAACTATTTTATCTTTGCATTTCACATGAACCAAATCTAGTTTCAACCACACAGTTAACATGGCACTTGAAATAAGCTTAATAaatctttaaattaaacaagtaAACTCAATAAACATGCCTTGCATTGCCTGTTAAACAATGAACAATTTGCCAAACTTTACAAGTAAATGACAAGAAATGCATTCAACAAGTTTCCATGCTGAACAATGTTTAAGTCCAAGTTTCCTGATtgcttttaaatgaattgtccaAGCAACAGAAGCCCGTGGTGATGTCGAGGTGCTTACCACCAGCTGTCCATCCAAACACGTAGAGAGTCTTTACGCATCAAAGTTCAGTCCCAGCTGAGGGTAAAGAACTCTCTCCTCTGTAGGCTGCTAAGCACGCACTGCCATTGTCTCAGTTCACCCAGTGACTTGGTCAGTGTCATTAaaagaatcaggtgtgcacactcacaagtgggaggggcttctaCCTGGCCC from Gouania willdenowi chromosome 9, fGouWil2.1, whole genome shotgun sequence encodes:
- the LOC114470388 gene encoding centromere protein H-like, whose protein sequence is MDSDTENLNNAASSDCTNRQDTSTADMLRMQQQMSNQCFEMSVQLNAGKSKRCCSTSEAERDLPDYMNEVEKVKTAHFTGTLALHRIQMWNAIGEKLREGDSVSLRVMIDRYKALCSHIKQLQQESKTLQDEIIKLQKHRLELKRLTHERMKQTEELASKMEHPDTHKYKAAVEKGQANLEKYRRMTVMTQNVLRGILLACKVNWMDDPEVQAIAMTLED
- the dimt1l gene encoding dimethyladenosine transferase isoform X1, whose amino-acid sequence is MPKIRAEKKSRQHQEVKNQGIMFNTGVGQHILKNPLIVNGIIEKAALRPTDVVLEVGPGTGNMTVKLLEKAKKVVACELDGRLVAELQKRVQCTPLQTKLQILIGDVLKTDLPFFDVCVANLPYQISSPFVFKLLLHRPFFRCAVLMFQREFAMRLVAPPGDKLYCRLSINTQLLARVDHLMKVGKNNFRPPPKVESSVVRIEPKNPPPPVNFQEWDGLVRIAFVRKNKTLNAAFRSTAVEQLLEKNYRIHCSVHNVEVPADFSISKKVASVLQEAGFSEKRARSMDIDDFMVLLHAFNSAGIHFS